One window of Watersipora subatra chromosome 3, tzWatSuba1.1, whole genome shotgun sequence genomic DNA carries:
- the LOC137391483 gene encoding glutathione S-transferase 1-like isoform X1 — protein MAEETYKLTYFDLRARAEPARAMLTMAGQKFEDIRVLPQNWENLKPETPLGFLPILETSRGTICQTPVINYYVAEKTGYLPDDEFERVQCNSILHTLNDLSAFVSKNVLLSELYKHCPSPDNIDELKEQARYELRKTSTFIQGLSRKGSKFIFGDKMTAADITMFCSWMLIEPVFPRSKSKEDWLNKFMESMETDSKFAKYLQERPDDILSRAAT, from the exons ATGGCAGAAGAGACCTACAAATTGACTTATTTTGACCTGCGAGCAAGGGCAGAGCCTGCTAGGGCTATGCTTACTATGGCTGGCCAAAAATTTGAAGACATCAGGGTTTTGCCTCAAAACTGGGAAAATCTGAAACCAG AAACTCCTCTTGGATTTCTTCCTATCTTAGAAACGTCAAGGGGAACGATTTGTCAAACACCggttattaattattatgttGCTGAAAAAACTG GTTATCTACCAGATGATGAGTTTGAGAGAGTTCAGTGTAATTCCATATTGCACACTCTAAATGACCTGAGTGCCTTTGTAAGCAAAAATGTCCTTCTATCGGAACTGTATAAG CATTGTCCATCGCCTGACAATATTGACGAATTGAAGGAGCAAGCCAGATATGAACTTAGGAAAACTAGTACATTTATACAAGGTTTATCAAGAAAAGGAAGCAAGTTCATATTTGGTGACAAG ATGACGGCTGCTGACATCACCATGTTCTGTAGTTGGATGCTAATAGAGCCTGTTTTTCCCCGGTCTAAATCTAAGGAAGACTGGCTGAACAAATTCATGGAAAGCATGGAAACTGATTCCAAGTTTGCCAAATACCTTCAGGAGCGACCCGACGACATCCTTTCTCGAGCAGCAACATAA
- the LOC137391414 gene encoding dehydrogenase/reductase SDR family member 11-like: MERWVGKVALITGAATGVGKATVNKLLKHGMKVIGCGRRLEALQELESALGSKGELTIIPCDVSKEDDVISLFSKIKEKYGGVDVCINNAGLGRNSPILSGKSEDWQTLFNVNVMGVLRVTREAVASMKAKGTEEGHIININSTLGHQVIPAARLHVYAATKFAVTAISQGTRYELLDEQPGLNCKVSQISPGLIKTPFLESYTSKETAEAAYRQAKALEVDELAETVVYQLGLPAHAQVQDVIMLPA, translated from the exons ATGGAAAGATGGGTAGGGAAAGTAGCGTTAATCACAGGAGCTGCTACAGGTGTAGGCAAAGCAAccgttaataaactattaaagcACGGCATGAAAGTAATTGGGTGCGGCAGAAGGCTAGAGGCATTGCAG GAGCTAGAGTCAGCATTAGGATCTAAGGGAGAGCTGACTATTATACCCTGTGATGTGAGCAAAGAAGACGATGTCATCTCCTTGTTCTCCAAAATTAAAGAGAAATATGGAGGAGTGGATGTGTGCATTAACAATGCTGGCCTGGGCAGAAACAGCCCAATTTTGTCAGGAAAGTCTGAGGATTGGCAGACTTTGTTCAAT GTGAATGTAATGGGAGTGCTAAGGGTGACTAGGGAAGCAGTTGCCTCTATGAAAGCTAAGGGAACTGAGGAAGGCCACATCATCAACATTAACAG TACACTTGGACACCAAGTTATACCCGCCGCACGACTGCATGTTTACGCTGCCACCAAGTTTGCTGTAACGGCAATCTCTCAAGGAACACGCTACGAGCTTCTTGATGAGCAACCAGGTCTCAACTGCAAAGTGTCG CAAATCAGCCCTGGACTCATTAAGACACCATTTTTAGAATCGTATACATCAAAAGAGACAGCCGAGGCCGCATACAGACAAGCCAAG GCGTTGGAGGTAGATGAACTAGCGGAGACTGTTGTATATCAACTGGGGTTGCCTGCTCATGCTCAAGTACAAGACGTCATAATGCTGCCCGCCTAG
- the LOC137391483 gene encoding glutathione S-transferase 1-like isoform X2, with amino-acid sequence MAEETYKLTYFDLRARAEPARAMLTMAGQKFEDIRVLPQNWENLKPGYLPDDEFERVQCNSILHTLNDLSAFVSKNVLLSELYKHCPSPDNIDELKEQARYELRKTSTFIQGLSRKGSKFIFGDKMTAADITMFCSWMLIEPVFPRSKSKEDWLNKFMESMETDSKFAKYLQERPDDILSRAAT; translated from the exons ATGGCAGAAGAGACCTACAAATTGACTTATTTTGACCTGCGAGCAAGGGCAGAGCCTGCTAGGGCTATGCTTACTATGGCTGGCCAAAAATTTGAAGACATCAGGGTTTTGCCTCAAAACTGGGAAAATCTGAAACCAG GTTATCTACCAGATGATGAGTTTGAGAGAGTTCAGTGTAATTCCATATTGCACACTCTAAATGACCTGAGTGCCTTTGTAAGCAAAAATGTCCTTCTATCGGAACTGTATAAG CATTGTCCATCGCCTGACAATATTGACGAATTGAAGGAGCAAGCCAGATATGAACTTAGGAAAACTAGTACATTTATACAAGGTTTATCAAGAAAAGGAAGCAAGTTCATATTTGGTGACAAG ATGACGGCTGCTGACATCACCATGTTCTGTAGTTGGATGCTAATAGAGCCTGTTTTTCCCCGGTCTAAATCTAAGGAAGACTGGCTGAACAAATTCATGGAAAGCATGGAAACTGATTCCAAGTTTGCCAAATACCTTCAGGAGCGACCCGACGACATCCTTTCTCGAGCAGCAACATAA